CGCGGCCCCGGCCGCCAGCGCGCGCGCTTCCCTCGCGGCCCTGGCGCTCGAGCTGCCCATCAGGTCGCCGAGCTCGAGCAGGCCGACGTCCACGCGGCCCGAGGAGCCCTGGTAGAGCCCCAGGCAATTGGGGTTCGACGGGAAGACCACGTCGCGGAGCTCGTAGCGATCGGCCGGGAAGTCGAACGCCAGGCGAGCGCCCCCGATCGGGTTGTCGCCGTCGAGCGTGACCGGGATGTCGACCAGATTGCCGCTCTGGATCGGCGCTCCGAAGTTCATGGCCAGCGAGGCGTCGTGGTGGCCGCCTTCGTTGCCCGGATGATCGCCGTGCAGGATCTCGATCGCGCAGCACATCACGTCGGGGACGCCAAACGTGCTGTCGCCGTCGCAATCCGGCGGGACCGCGCCTGCCGGGCAGGCGGTCGAATCGTGCAGGCAGCGGATCATCGCCACCAGATCGCGCACGTCGATCGAACCGTCGCCGTTGTAGTCACAGCCGGGGCCCGGGCAGAACTGAACGAACGAGCGCAGATCCGCAGCGAACGTCGGGCAGAGATCGAGCCCGTTGGCCAGCGAGTCGGCCCCGAGCAGATTCTGGAAGCGCAGCTTCACCTTGGGCACGTTGCCCTTGTCTCCGGACTTCCCCGGACCCGAGCTGTCGGTGCCGGCCGAAACCTGAACGTCGAGAATCGCGGCCAGCGTCGAGTCGAGGTGCGCAGGATCGATGGGTGAGATGTGCGCCTTGCCGTCGGAGTAGAGCACGAACTTGGCGCCGTGATCCGTCGCCTGCCACTGCAGGTGCATGGCCGCGGCTTCGCCCAGCGCGGTGAGGTTGGAAACCGCGAGTTTCGGCGGATCGAGCTTGAACTCTCCCTGGAGCCCGTACAGCGAGACGCCGGACCCCGCCTCGAACCTGGCGTTGCCCGGATGTCCGGGCGTGACGAAGGCATCGCACCGTTCGTCGCTCGCACGCCCCGCCACGTCGAAGTGCGCGATCAGGCAGGCAGGCGAGACCACGCTGCTGCAACTTGCGGCGACCACGAACGGGAAGGAGCTCCCGCCCAGCGCGGTGACCGAGTCGGTCGGCCCCGTGCAGTCCGCCAGCAGCTGGGCGGCCGAAATCGAGAGGTGATAGGGCGCGGACCGCGAAGGCAGTGGCGGGAGCATGAAGTCCGCCGACCACGGGAACGTGCCGTTCGTGCAAGTACTCTCCGGACAAGCGAGCTGCTTGTAGAACAGGCGGATCATCGGTGGAGCCGGAATCG
This genomic window from Candidatus Sulfotelmatobacter sp. contains:
- a CDS encoding FlgD immunoglobulin-like domain containing protein, which translates into the protein MRAPARFLLALTLLASLAVVSGLALANGDPLRCPSDFKPPILVTLSPPAPCAGDSVRVVFRACGDCPKLLGIDSSGAGILIRSEIDDPAHCLVDHCQPESLSYSLGALAAGRFVFRFVYLTRLTLHDQDLAAIDHHGGDTLVCNVTHADSIAFSVSGNCGTPPPPGKIPFVTDVHIGRGAPCDTCPQIACPGDSIPLHVQGAFDSSCMSFYGAALALPLAAHYDIPIPGPIPAPPMIRLFYKQLACPESTCTNGTFPWSADFMLPPLPSRSAPYHLSISAAQLLADCTGPTDSVTALGGSSFPFVVAASCSSVVSPACLIAHFDVAGRASDERCDAFVTPGHPGNARFEAGSGVSLYGLQGEFKLDPPKLAVSNLTALGEAAAMHLQWQATDHGAKFVLYSDGKAHISPIDPAHLDSTLAAILDVQVSAGTDSSGPGKSGDKGNVPKVKLRFQNLLGADSLANGLDLCPTFAADLRSFVQFCPGPGCDYNGDGSIDVRDLVAMIRCLHDSTACPAGAVPPDCDGDSTFGVPDVMCCAIEILHGDHPGNEGGHHDASLAMNFGAPIQSGNLVDIPVTLDGDNPIGGARLAFDFPADRYELRDVVFPSNPNCLGLYQGSSGRVDVGLLELGDLMGSSSARAAREARALAAGAAHHTFTLRLALRPGQTAGGEVSLALADISDPSGALVTASLGTPVASLGSGSGGVMMAPARPNPFGRSMTFAVTMAKPGNLEVTIHDVSGRVVATLNRGSVAAGAHSFTWNGASSDGSRAANGIYFYRARANGQTLSSKVVFIREE